taatatataataatatattcaatTGCAAATAATAAATGTAtactgataattaaaataatataatattttattaaaaattaaactaattataaatctattcataattataataacatataataaGTATTACATGAATATGCTaatttctcaattattttttaaattgtattattttatctGCTTTTTTCactgtattaaaaaataaaaaaaaaaactccctgTTGACTTATAAAAAACGTTAAGTGAAAAAAGGGCGCAATCCTCGTTTCTCACGCTTTGAAGTAACGACAAAAAGTGCCCCCAAGTAATTATTACCCTTACCATaaaacgaaaaaagaaaagaaaaaaaaagaggctattTAAAGCCGTGTTGTTTGGGTCTCGCTTCGATACCTATTATATGTGCCGCCGTTTTTAGAACCAAGTGCCACGCATGCATTTGAATAAATACTTCACATCTCAGTCCTTGAGTTTCTCAAAATTAAATCAGTACTTATAGTATCAAGATAGTTAATTAATCCCTTGACTGAAGTTGACCatacttgtttatttatttattaagtgtGACTGTCTGAAGCAGTATACTTATTAAAGTTGATTTATACTTAATTTAGGGGGTTTAGGTTGgggttgttttaaaaaattttgagaatatttttcttgttttgaatttttttttatgttttttaatgtgttaatattacaaataaattttaaaaataaaaaaatttattttaatatatttttaaataaaaatatttttaaaagtaatgaTTGTCATCATTCCAAGCATTTTTTAATATCGCAAGTTGTTCCGAGAACATATTCTCAGGTATCGAAATCTTGAGACCTCTCCTAATCCtaattgtcttttctttttatatttttgaaaaaaaaaaaaaaaggaatatggAATTTGCAGGGTTgtgttttttaatggatttaagAATGTAggatcaaataataatatttgaaattaatgagGACTGGTTTAGTAGTTTTATTAAACTACACCgactaagttataattaactctCTGAATAAATTTAAGCGGACGCGGTCCTATAGATAAGTCCACGCAATTATTCAATTTATGTAacgaaggaaagtaattaaaaactGCGAAATATCGTGGTAGCAAAAAGGCATTACCGACGCGCATCGGGCGCGTGATGTTAAGTTAGATAATTGCTTGACGAAGTGTAATGTATGTGAATTTGTGAGGGCAAACACATTGTATTCCTTGTGAGACCGTTTCTAGTTTTGACACGTCCTTCTAGTCACACGAGAAATAATCACGTGTCTTTTGAACATTGAGTCAAACGACAATTGTTTCTGCGTAAATGGGGAGGTCAAAACCCACATTCAGATTAGAACTTTGTTGAATTAAATGTCAACCATGTTTTTGATACATAGATCTTGATTTTCTGAACAACCAAAATTTTGGTAAATGcttactaagaaaaaaaaataaaaaattattcttacatGACCATTAATGCTACATATATCATGTGTAAGATATTAATTGCTATTACTAAAAGGTAActgagatttaatttttttttatattgtttttttcttgtaaaaaaaagaggttattgtatttttaagacTTGACCAGTTAATTTAtctcttataattattttattatttattattaatggtAATGGAGGTTAGGAGAGATAGAAGGTGCACAtagatttttcttataattaatttttatcaaatgcattgtcatgaaaaataaaatattttacatttatcAAACAAAGTTAATCAAGATCATCTTAGACAAATAATATACAAACTTTTTGGATATACATtgagaaattataaattatttatccaTATATAAATTAAGGGTGTTTATGTATATAGTTAGGGTTGAGTTTGGATGTATAATTGTAtccaatttaattcttattgttttataaattctaCACGTgattcatttaaatattttagaccTGAGTAAGTTGGCTATATTGAGCTAaatcttttatgaaaatttcaTAATTCACGGGTTGGTGTTGTATTACTAATTTTTACGAGTTGTGATTAATTAGAACTAAGATTTAAGCTTAATAAATTAagccaacaaattaatttttaatatctacaTTGTTAGGGGCTATATAGGATATACAGATTGGGTTTAGTTGATGGAGTTCCAAAAATCCGGCTTGTCATTAAACTCTTatgatatatatgttttttaagttgttttatccattattatttataatatctaaattatccaactttaattaattagaatagaTAGTATTAAATATCTTATATCTTATatcagtcattttttttatgccaataatataaatttggaTAAATATTGATGGGATTAAAAGACAACACTTCTATctctttatttgaaaaaatcaagtttttttttttattaacatgtatgTCCGGGTTAGTTTGcatatatcttgattaattttataaacgttaaagttaatgatcataaAAATATCCAGTGACtattatattagtaattatatgactcgaatataaatttatataaaaattaaattttttaatttaaatttttattattaaccaTCTActagatgatttattttttctatctttgaCTCTTGCAGACGAAAACCGCTGTCTGACCCCGTCAATCCATGAAGAGGCTGTCACAATTGCAGTCCCTAAACAAGCGATCCAAGAAATAAGCAACGCGAGCACAAAAGAAAGTCAGTCaaagaattaataattaacaaaataatcctCATGCTAAATAAAATGGAGTGTTCTTATTGAATATTTCACTTTCGAATCGAGTTATGCTCACCATCACAAAGTGCGCGTCTGTCCACTTATCAAGACAAAAGCCATACAGCAGTTTCCTCCCTGTCCCTCCCTCCTTCTCCGAACTGCAAAATCTCTATTTAATGGCATCAAATAACCTCCCTATTTCTTATCCACATACTTTTGTCTGAACTTTTTGTTCGCGGTATCGTTGTAGCTGCAAATGCTCTCCGTTTCCTACCAGAACAATCTCTTCTCCGAGTACAGCAAAATCCCTTTTGAGAGAACCCGTGTTtagttttcaagaaagaaagaaaaagaagagcaaaTTTAGGGTTGTATAATTTAAGGTTGCtgtcaaacaaatcaaaccttCACCAGAAATCTGGTATTGAGTCTCTTGTGTGGCATCAACATGAGgtgtttttctttctatctcACAAACTTAACAAATCTCCTCAACTTTCTTTTCCCATTTCTTATTAAAATCCCATCAAAGTGTTTGCCTGTGCAAATTGAGAATATGGTCAATTTAGTTTCTCGTACTGGCAGACATCTTCAACGTTATGAGAAAGGCTATCGCCTTGTTGTAGGGTGAGTTCTcgtttttccttcctttctttcatatCTTATGGTTTTTGGTAATTccttaattaaatatgtttgcTTGATCTTTGCTAAAACATTTGGAAACTCTCTACAATCTCGAGTTAAATTtgttgaacttgattttttttataatatttaaatatagttTTGATCTGTTGCCTTCATGGTTTTGATGTTTTGGACTTTTAGGATATCGATTTTGGCTtggatttatcttttttaatcgttcttttgcatttgaattttattttgttgaagaaaGAGATATTCTTTCACTTTTAATTGGTCAAATTATGATCTGATCCTCTTTCGTTaatttgcttttaaaattatgtaGGTGCATTCCATATAGATACAAGAAATCACAGGAACCAACTTCAGTTGAAGAATTAGAAGTCCTTGTCATTAGTGCACAAAATGGTCAAGGAATGTTGTTCCCAAAGGTACTAATAATACTATGTTGCTTACACCAACAGGCTCGTTATCATCATTTGGTTCTTAAGATAACTGTGTTTAgtcatttcctttttctcttaacCAATAGTCTGCTCTATATTGAACAGGGAGGATGGGAAAATGATGAATGTATGGAAGAGGCAGCGAAGCGAGAGACGGAGGAGGAAGCAGGAGTTATTGGTGTTGTTCAGGTTAGTACATGCAATCCATCATTACATCAAAGTTTCTCATTGTTTCAGTCGATGCCTTCTTATGaaatgtaattgattttttttttaatattgcctTCTGCAGGAGAAATTAGGCCCATGGCATTACAAGAGTAAAAGGAGTTGCATAATGCATGAGAGCTACATGTTTCCTCTGCTTGTTCAAAAAGAATTAGACTGTTGGCCGGAGAAAAATATCCGAAAACGAAGAT
The genomic region above belongs to Populus alba chromosome 12, ASM523922v2, whole genome shotgun sequence and contains:
- the LOC118044296 gene encoding nudix hydrolase 4, which produces MRCFSFYLTNLTNLLNFLFPFLIKIPSKCLPVQIENMVNLVSRTGRHLQRYEKGYRLVVGCIPYRYKKSQEPTSVEELEVLVISAQNGQGMLFPKGGWENDECMEEAAKRETEEEAGVIGVVQEKLGPWHYKSKRSCIMHESYMFPLLVQKELDCWPEKNIRKRRWVSINEAREVCHNWWMREALEELLTKSKSPSTKLGNLEQMQQLLVN